One genomic window of Cololabis saira isolate AMF1-May2022 chromosome 3, fColSai1.1, whole genome shotgun sequence includes the following:
- the LOC133440573 gene encoding uncharacterized protein LOC133440573, with product MGNVPSEHSMGNSLRCCICSRVLPPCRSFNDYSRATVHGQEVYVFNGGEYFRHVGHNSIYKCEYCFHKEVRDREEMRREEERRREEEQRRREEEMRREEEQRRREEEMIRQEEQRRRQEEQRTRQEQMRREEEQRRREEQMRRQEEQRRRQEEQRTRQEQMRREEEQRRRQEEQKRREEQMRRQEEQRRRQEEQKRREEEMRKQEEQRRRQEEQRRRQEEQMRRQEEQRRREEEMRREEEQKRREEEMRRQEEQRRRQEEQKRREEEMRRQEEQRRRQEEQKRRQAEQRRREEEMRREEEQKRRQEEQRRRQEEQMRREEERRRQEEQMRRQEEQRRREEEMRRQEEQKRREEEMRREEERKREEEHRRREEEMRREEERKREELNQRLQKSRNQAEKQHEKQITDTILQESKKKVLKGHLDEFEAESDKSSDDFLAILSLKCDIEVSDLSLPELTADQLGKILPALDKLLFSEWIIDPPSLSTLQHTQVYVTELSALSLETSQGVVLQVISDHVHFLVGSIDKSASNYSESLTLTQALYLTLIHFLDETGECNADAVLIAKRWMGDELSTEKIFVVEFLSVLTSSLQTAVERSSVFITKMEVECLKLLLSELTDSIQTHSETTKIILTLVEKNQWSPTEALNLLKELSQKCAQGDSVVKVLTLIQVNDVSPDWTDEHGHSLTQVLGNMDIQDFQKILRRKDEHSLLSAVAELKMSQNLDDDEISFIKNITTGVVKHLENVPTNSPSSRYSLKDGALNEDNIQNCLSLLCKAVFDTKGWWPTVKHMVHWCVLVIKKKTGAPQLVGIEEDPCVIAMFAAACVYMGNKVDIVLSSVDHSKEQSEEWSAFYNNLGISLNTNMKTDASLRDVYGADIVYGILDDFVSDYFQHGKDVMENRQPQLIRGFIIDAKSLSSLEKLDLSKLKQNESEVVAAEVMETLVHKFQSEEMGLKCRFIKGLFQGLHTNLIDTNTKSEFIQVFNKITGKPLLSNQIFVLTIVENLLKVLTNESVDGKIMTSAANRWCLDVLFPCAEQFQGSKEEAKEVFQMASTLGVPSLWPPTEILSLLGALAHHHHDEDCISIMKVLHLMTTYQVSSKWTDERNRSLLELIDSHTTENLIQHLEKSFADEKCKSVDMLFNEIRQMKDIDEQTLSKSETVVTYVTNLIKSGDIDKHKDVQRAKSLGHSLETEDLQEVLAVLCNAVHLHIAKGKWFPRATQMMSWCLLALSDNGKLLEMGTGEGKSCVIAMFAVLRVLRGEKVDVVSSSSVLCQRDAEEWSEFYNYFNITVDTNTNKTEDEDRKECYQKDVVYGTIDAFAADHLRQIFEMKDVRPDRSYQCVIIDEVDSLLLDQGVQLTYLSSPMVSMEHLNTILAMIWGHVSQYGFLSSGHRTFVQGPPASFFKAVFDSINTEETGIDDPMDILNIAEQTNTVPMGFTEAIFKSEKNLPDQLKTVSQDAMVEFFEELEDYIPYGFTIYTPDDKGLLCLRKVSPYNKHQIPELTFLVLEEGLCCPLYDSEESLIRPIADFITEKIQYTPCTNNKYKISIPGFLKSLIESKVSAWVQNGFLAMQLREGRDYVVENNNVCPVDFRSTGIVELNKKWGDGLQQFVEIKHQIKLSTISTVTNYISNISLFKKYEGKIYGTTGTLGGKTDILFLQDLYPNLSACKMPTFNRKLLFEVKGTLKKSEEWKSEIKRTVMAQISPNSYRGGRAALVICETINKANEIYEDLKSNVPGEIILYCRSDKDSLSKMEKELFPGDVIVATNLAGRGTDIKVSKQVNNNGGLFVILSFLSENQRVELQAFGRTARKGKPGSAQIITITENLQQDFSMVTSLKEVKRNRDKCAVEKINSMMDDVTEMNLREELFSEYCETLQQIYRDTAGDEKRAVVAVMNEFWGIWLQIHSEDIEQLKRDELQLRLKDDVSKAKSQSENQTSPSSSIYHYIKFGNIALDKKQWDVSTKLFEKAMNQDESWASIAFYNHAYCTIMQRNPDYLTNAITDLRKAKDSLEYLIEESLICLQFVKMSTATSTNNDPTSLEKQFTTKCNMYKSFDENITEAIKKLEEIRDKEKDALAKKSPVFSLVSSADEELQAEAYNLYNKGMKYIFAVEEEPTLWGALVVLFLGILQIVAGVLLTVFTFGTLAKVGMGLITEGVSDCIYGIEALVTGEFSWKSWAIEKAISIGISLISFGVGKLIKLVKQGFKAFKMALKGLGKKLKALPKFLSKQAKASFSQVTKTSMKNAIKSSSKHIVKEVIFKGLEKAQDALLKEILERIKTDLSKRIVEQVKTNIDNNPLNTLVDSIILSHLEHKEQLNDLLKDKDRRSDLLFIFKRYSKTALQPFKADLDWQNKLNSSIIKIMDAARAHTTGKAHTILTIIKTVHYGILAADATAAVLTLSDKFFLKLKEELNSFKKERSMTEKVEINDLSSSELEMLREFKQELAGTISELLADALVEVSHQKFFSHIVSSVQGKVNDAIREKAESGFNKVKDKFRDHQKQKAAKASKLSRSHAEKVKNPKTRGAILDVQFLSEVTGTKAVILTQDRRGKLTKMQVMNPTNKPASQTVTLIYTPKSAQYPDGRYDALINNTVIFTDGKTSLFHAFAQGIKPNAGQHEVTLEANRLRSMEAADLLRNPGQWEGLIKRSEWTQRVRGGNWYMAEGAEPNRIIKDSKTVTIPGVWKVKQYKEWQKHATQNPEIGKILNTDRQPPVRSMLEAKNMNLSGKLAQAMLKERAKSSPLDPNLITDVQKYRGHEFPAVYGPKKAHSPFADSKYEDFRSNLARTMSKDDVEGTFKLTILGAMMRQLDGGSSSNILQMKRKNTSRLAMFDHSFQEQSLKLVDGWFSRLQGSGVMTVDHHLTMTTWIKRKGYRDQNDPHTVQITNFLQ from the coding sequence ATGGGGAACGTACCATCAGAACACAGCATGGGCAACAGCCTGAGATGTTGCATTTGTTCTAGAGTTCTACCTCCATGCCGCAGCTTCAATGATTATTCCCGAGCGACTGTTCATGGTCAGGAGGTTTACGTGTTCAATGGAGGTGAATACTTCAGACATGTTGGCCACAATAGTATCTACAAGTGTGAATACTGCTTTCACAAGGAAGTCAGGGATCGAGAGgaaatgagaagagaagaggagaggagaagagaagaagagcaaaggaggagagaagaagaaatgagaagagaagaagagcaaaggaggagagaggaggaaatGATAAGACAAGAGGAGCAAAGGAGGAGACAAGAGGAGCAAAGGACGAGACAAGAGcaaatgagaagagaagaggagcaAAGGAGGAGAGAAGAGCAAATGAGAAGACAAGAGGAGCAAAGGAGGAGACAAGAGGAGCAAAGGACGAGACAAGAGcaaatgagaagagaagaggagcaAAGGAGGAGACAAGAGGagcaaaagagaagagaagagcaaATGAGAAGACAAGAGGAGCAAAGGAGAAGACAAGAGGAGCaaaagaggagagaagaggaaaTGAGAAAACAAGAGGAGCAAAGGAGAAGACAAGAGGAGCAAAGGAGAAGACAAGAGGAGCAAATGAGAAGACAAGAGGAGCAAAggaggagagaagaggaaatgagaagagaagaggagcaaaagaggagagaagaggaaaTGAGAAGACAAGAGGAGCAAAGGAGAAGACAAGAGGAACaaaagaggagagaagaggaaaTGAGAAGACAAGAGGAGCAAAGGAGAAGACAAGAGGAGCAAAAGAGAAGACAAGCGGAGCAAAggaggagagaagaggaaatgagaagagaagaggagcaAAAGAGGAGACAAGAGGAGCAAAGGAGAAGACAAGAGGAGcaaatgagaagagaagaggaaagGAGAAGACAAGAGGAGCAAATGAGAAGACAAGAGGAGCAAAggaggagagaagaggaaaTGAGAAGACAAGAGGAGCaaaagaggagagaagaggaaatgagaagagaagaggagaggaaaagagaagaagagcataggaggagagaagaggaaatgagaagagaagaggaaagaaaaagagaagagctTAATCAAAGATTACAAAAATCAAGGAACCAAGCTGAAAAGCAGCACGAAAAACAAATTACCGACACCATTTTACAGGAGTCGAAGAAAAAAGTTCTGAAAGGACATTTGGATGAATTTGAGGCCGAGTCAGATAAGAGCAGTGATGATTTTCTAGCAATCCTCTCTTTGAAATGTGACATTGAGGTTTCAGATCTGAGTCTCCCTGAACTGACAGCTGATCAGCTGGGGAAGATCCTCCCAGCTCTGGACAAACTGCTCTTCAGTGAATGGATTATTGATCCACCGTCTCTCAGCACTCTGCAGCACACCCAGGTCTACGTCACCGAGCTGAGCGCTCTGTCTCTGGAAACTTCTCAGGGAGTTGTCCTACAAGTCATCTCTGACCACGTGCACTTCCTGGTGGGGTCTATTGACAAATCAGCATCCAATTATTCTGAAAGTTTGACACTGACTCAAGCCCTATATCTCACCTTGATACACTTCTTGGATGAGACTGGGGAGTGTAATGCTGATGCCGTCCTCATCGCTAAACGATGGATGGGAGACGAGCTCTCCACTGAGAAGATCTTTGTTGTTGAGTTCCTGAGCGTCCTCACATCGTCACTGCAGACGGCAGTTGAACGGAGCTCTGTGTTTATTACAAAGATGGAAGTAGAATGCTTGAAACTTCTTTTATCAGAGCTCACAGATTCAATCCAAACCCACTCTGAAACCACAAAAATTATCCTAACACTTGTAGAAAAAAACCAATGGTCTCCAACTGAAGCACTTAATCTGCTCAAAGAACTGTCACAGAAATGTGCACAAGGCGATTCAGTGGTTAAAGTCTTGACATTGATACAAGTGAATGACGTATCTCCAGACTGGACGGATGAACACGGGCACTCTCTCACACAGGTCCTTGGTAATATGGACATCCAGGATTTCCAAAAGATTCTCAGAAGGAAAGATGAGCACAGTCTACTTTCAGCTGTGGCAGAGTTAAAAATGTCACAGAATTTGGATGATGATGAAATTAGTTTCATTAAGAACATCACCACTGGTGTTGTAAAACATTTAGAAAATGTACCAACAAATTCTCCATCTTCAAGATATTCCTTAAAGGATGGAGCCTTGAATGAAGATAACATACAGAactgtctctctcttctctgTAAAGCAGTTTTTGACACAAAAGGCTGGTGGCCTACAGTGAAACACATGGTGCACTGGTGTGTACTGGTGATAAAAAAGAAGACTGGAGCACCACAACTGGTTGGAATAGAAGAAGACCCATGTGTCATAGCAATGTTTGCAGCCGCATGTGTCTACATGGGAAACAAAGTGGACATTGTTCTGAGCTCTGTTGATCACTCAAAAGAGCAATCTGAGGAGTGGTCGGCCTTCTACAACAACCTTGGAATTTCTCTAAACACAAACATGAAGACAGACGCATCACTCAGAGATGTCTATGGAGCAGACATTGTCTATGGTATACTGGATGACTTCGTTTCTGATTACTTTCAGCATGGCAAAGACGTGATGGAAAATAGACAACCTCAGCTAATTCGAGGTTTCATCATTGATGCAAAAAGCTTAAGTTCTTTGGAAAAACTGGATCTGTCAAAGCTCAAACAGAATGAATCTGAAGTTGTTGCTGCAGAAGTAATGGAGACTCTCGTACACAAGTTCCAAAGTGAAGAAATGGGATTGAAATGCAGATTTATCAAGGGTCTTTTTCAGGGTCTCCACACAAATCTAATCGATACAAACACCAAGAGTGAGTTCATCCAAGTCTTTAATAAAATTACTGGAAAGCCATTGCTTTCCAATCAGATCTTCGTTTTGACCATTGTTGAGAATCTCCTCAAAGTTCTTACAAATGAATCAGTAGATGGGAAAATCATGACATCTGCTGCAAATCGATGGTGTTTGGATGTCTTGTTCCCCTGTGCAGAGCAATTCCAAGGCTCAAAGGAAGAAGCAAAAGAAGTCTTTCAAATGGCTTCCACTCTTGGCGTGCCATCACTTTGGCCACCAACAGAGATCTTGAGCCTCCTTGGAGCATTAGCTCACCACCATCATGATGAAGACTGCATTTCCATCATGAAAGTTTTACATCTGATGACAACATACCAGGTTTCATCCAAGTGGACAGACGAGAGAAACAGATCTCTCCTCGAGCTCATAGATTCACATACAACTGAGAATCTCATTCAACATTTAGAAAAGAGCTTTGCAGATGAAAAATGCAAAAGTGTTGACATGCTCTTTAATGAAATACGTCAGATGAAAGACATAGATGAACAGACTCTGAGTAAATCTGAGACTGTAGTAACGTATGTAACAAACCTCATCAAAAGTGGTGATATTGACAAACACAAAGATGTACAGCGAGCAAAGTCTCTGGGTCACAGTCTGGAAACAGAAGACCTTCAAGAAGTCCTGGCAGTTTTATGCAATGCTGTTCACCTACACATAGCTAAAGGGAAGTGGTTTCCTAGGGCTACCCAGATGATGAGCTGGTGCCTCTTGGCCTTATCTGATAATGGGAAACTCTTGGAAATGGGAACTGGAGAAGGAAAGTCTTGTGTCATAGCCATGTTTGCAGTGCTGCGTGTGCTGAGAGGTGAAAAAGTAGATGTGGTTTCCAGCTCTTCAGTCTTATGTCAAAGAGATGCAGAAGAATGGAGTGAGTTCTACAACTACTTTAACATTACTgttgacacaaacacaaacaagacAGAAGATGAGGATCGAAAAGAATGCTACCAGAAGGATGTGGTCTATGGAACCATTGATGCCTTCGCTGCAGATCACCTTCGCCAGATATTTGAGATGAAGGATGTGAGACCTGATCGCAGCTATCAGTGCGTTATAATTGATGAAGTGGATTCCCTTCTGCTGGATCAGGGAGTGCAGCTGACCTACCTGTCCAGCCCCATGGTCTCCATGGAGCACCTGAACACCATCCTCGCCATGATCTGGGGCCACGTTTCTCAGTACGGCTTTCTGTCCTCAGGACATAGGACCTTTGTCCAGGGTCCTCCAGCCTCATTCTTCAAGGCCGTCTTTGACTCAATCAACACAGAAGAAACTGGAATCGATGACCCAATGGACATTTTAAATATTGCTGAACAAACCAACACTGTGCCAATGGGGTTTACAGAGGCGATCTTCAAAAGTGAGAAGAACCTTCCTGACCAACTCAAAACTGTGAGTCAGGATGCCATGGTTGAATTTTTTGAAGAATTGGAGGACTATATCCCTTACGGGTTTACCATTTACACTCCAGACGATAAGGGATTGCTCTGTCTCAGAAAGGTTAGCCCGTACAACAAACACCAAATCCCAGAGCTGACGTTTCTTGTCTTGGAGGAAGGCTTGTGTTGTCCTCTCTATGACTCAGAAGAAAGTCTTATCAGGCCAATTGCAGACTTTATCACAGAGAAGATTCAGTACACCCCGTGTACAAACAACAAATACAAAATCAGCATCCCCGGATTCTTGAAAAGTCTGATTGAAAGCAAAGTGTCAGCGTGGGTTCAGAATGGCTTTCTGGCGATGCAGCTGAGGGAAGGACGGGACTATGTTGTTGAAAACAACAATGTCTGTCCTGTGGACTTCAGATCCACTGGTATTGTAGAACTGAATAAGAAATGGGGCGATGGCCTGCAACAGTTTGTTGAGATTAAACACCAAATCAAATTGAGCACAATTTCAACAGTTACAAACTATATTTCTAACATCTCCCTTTTTAAGAAGTACGAGGGAAAGATATATGGAACAACAGGAACACTTGGCGGCAAAACAGATATTCTGTTTTTGCAGGACTTATATCCAAACCTGTCTGCCTGCAAAATGCCAACTTTCAACAGGAAGTTGTTGTTTGAGGTCAAAGGTACACTGAAGAAATCTGAAGAGTGGAAATCTGAAATAAAACGTACAGTCATGGCTCAGATCTCGCCAAATTCCTACAGGGGTGGAAGAGCAGCCCTGGTAATCTGTGAAACCATCAACAAAGCCAACGAGATCTACGAAGACCTGAAAAGCAATGTCCCAGGTGAAATAATTCTCTACTGCCGCAGTGACAAAGACAGTTTGAGCAAAATGGAAAAGGAACTTTTTCCTGGAGACGTCATTGTTGCCACAAACCTGGCTGGGCGTGGCACAGACATTAAAGTGTCCAAACAGGTGAACAATAACGGGGGACTCTTTGtgattctctccttcctttcagAGAACCAAAGAGTGGAACTTCAGGCTTTTGGTCGAACAGCACGGAAAGGCAAACCTGGATCTGCACAGATTATCACTATCACTGAAAATCTTCAGCAAGATTTCAGTATGGTGACATCTCTAAAAGAAGTGAAGAGAAACAGGGACAAATGTGCAGTGGAAAAGATAAATAGCATGAtggatgatgtcacagagaTGAATCTGAGAGAGGAACTGTTTTCAGAGTACTGTGAAACACTTCAACAGATTTACAGAGACACAGCTGGAGATGAAAAAAGAGCTGTTGTGGCCGTCATGAATGAGTTCTGGGGGATCTGGCTGCAAATTCATTCAGAAGACATTGAACAGTTGAAGAGAGATGAACTGCAACTGAGACTGAAAGATGACGTGTCAAAGGCAAAAAGTCAGTCTGAAAATCAGACTTCACCTTCTTCTAGCATTTATCATTACATCAAGTTTGGAAATATAGCACTAGATAAAAAACAATGGGACGTCAGCACCAAGCTCTTTGAAAAAGCCATGAATCAAGATGAAAGCTGGGCATCCATTGCTTTTTACAATCATGCATACTGCACAATAATGCAGAGGAATCCAGATTATCTCACTAATGCAATAACAGATTTGAGAAAAGCTAAAGATTCTCTAGAATATCTCATTGAAGAAAGCTTGATCTGTTTGCAGTTTGTGAAAATGTCCACTGCAACCTCAACCAACAATGACCCAACCAGCCTTGAAAAGCAATTCACAACCAAGTGCAACATGTACAAGTCATTTGATGAGAACATCACTGAGGCCATCAAAAAGCTGGAGGAAATTCGTGACAAGGAAAAGGATGCATTGGCCAAAAAATCACCAGTCTTCTCCCTGGTTTCAAGTGCTGATGAAGAACTCCAAGCTGAAGCTTACAACCTCTACAATAAAGGtatgaaatatatatttgctgtcGAAGAAGAGCCCACATTATGGGGTGCTCTGGTGGTGCTCTTTCTTGGAATTCTTCAGATTGTTGCTGGAGTATTgctcacagtgtttacatttggtACTCTGGCTAAGGTTGGCATGGGACTCATCACTGAAGGCGTATCAGACTGTATCTACGGCATAGAGGCCCTTGTGACAGGAGAGTTCAGCTGGAAGTCATGGGCTATAGAGAAAGCCATTTCAATCGGTATATCACTTATTTCCTTTGGAGTTGGTAAGTTGATAAAGTTGGTAAAACAGGGCTTCAAAGCTTTCAAAATGGCACTAAAAGGTTTAGGGAAAAAGCTGAAGGCTTTGCCAAAGTTTCTCTCCAAGCAGGCTAAAGCAAGCTTCAGTCAGGTCACAAAAACAAGCATGAAGAATGCAATAAAAAGCAGTTCCAAACACATTGTGAAGGAAGTCATTTTTAAAGGACTTGAGAAGGCACAAGACGCACTACTGAAGGAAATACTTGAAAGAATCAAAACAGATTTGTCAAAGAGAATTGTTGAACAAGTGAAAACTAACATAGACAACAACCCCTTGAACACATTGGTAGACTCTATTATCCTCTCACACCTCGAACATAAGGAACAACTCAACGATCTATTGAAGGACAAGGACAGAAGGAGTGACCTGCTGTTTATTTTCAAACGGTACAGCAAAACTGCTCTACAACCATTTAAGGCTGACCTGGACTGGCAGAACAAGCTCAACTCATCCATAATCAAAATAATGGACGCAGCTAGAGCTCATACTACAGGAAAAGCACATACAATTCTAACCATCATCAAAACTGTCCACTACGGGATCCTGGCAGCAGATGCCACTGCTGCAGTACTCACTCTGTCCGACAAGTTTTTCTTAAAACTTAAGGAGGAGCTGaattcttttaaaaaagaacGCTCTATGACAGAGAAAGTTGAGATAAATGACCTGTCATCTTCAGAACTTGAGATGCTGAGAGAATTCAAGCAGGAGTTGGCCGGCACCATCAGTGAATTACTGGCTGATGCTTTAGTGGAAGTGTCCCATCAGAAGTTCTTCAGTCACATTGTCTCTTCTGTTCAAGGTAAAGTGAATGACGCCATAAGGGAAAAAGCAGAATCTGGCTTTAACAAAGTAAAGGATAAATTCAGAGATCACCAGAAACAAAAAGCAGCAAAAGCAAGTAAACTCTCAAGATCACATGCAGAGAAAGTCAAAAATCCTAAGACAAGGGGTGCAATTCTTGATGTCCAATTCCTGTCAGAGGTCACTGGAACTAAAGCTGTCATACTAACACAGGACAGACGTGGCAAACTTACTAAAATGCAAGTGATGAACCCGACCAATAAACCTGCCAGTCAAACTGTCACACTGATCTACACACCAAAGAGTGCCCAATATCCCGATGGCCGTTATGATGCGTTAATCAATAACACGGTCATATTCACAGACGGCAAGACCTCACTGTTTCATGCTTTTGCACAAGGCATTAAACCAAACGCTGGTCAACATGAGGTCACATTGGAAGCAAACCGGCTCAGGTCCATGGAGGCTGCTGATCTGCTCAGAAACCCCGGCCAATGGGAGGGTTTAATCAAGCGCTCAGAGTGGACTCAAAGAGTCAGAGGTGGAAACTGGTACATGGCAGAGGGAGCTGAACCAAACAGGATCATCAAAGACAGCAAAACAGTAACCATACCAGGGGTTTGGAAAGTGAAACAATACAAGGAATGGCAAAAACATGCAACCCAAAATCCAGAAATTGGAAAAATCCTGAATACGGACCGTCAGCCACCAGTCCGTAGTATGCTGGAAGCTAAAAACATGAACCTGAGTGGAAAACTAGCACAGGCTATGCTTAAAGAGAGAGCAAAGTCTTCTCCTCTGGATCCCAACCTGATAACGGATGTGCAGAAATATCGTGGCCATGAATTTCCAGCTGTTTATGGGCCTAAAAAGGCACACAGTCCGTTTGCAGATTCAAAATATGAAGACTTTAGATCAAACTTGGCTAGGACCATGAGTAAAGATGATGTTGAGGGAACCTTCAAACTGACGATCCTCGGTGCGATGATGAGACAGCTGGACGGCGGCAGCAGCTCCAACATCCTGCAGATGAAGAGGAAGAATACGAGCAGGCTGGCCATGTTTGATCACAGTTTTCAGGAACAAAGTCTGAAGTTGGTGGACGGATGGTTCAGCCGGCtgcaggggtcaggggtcatgaCGGTCGACCATCACCTCACCATGACGACCTGGATCAAAAGAAAGGGCTACAGGGACCAAAATGATCCACACACGGTCCAAATCACCAACTTCCTGCAGTGA